GAACATCTTTACCTGTACCGTGTGGCAAGGCAACAACGCCACGTACCATTTGGTCAGCTTTACGTGGGTCAACACCCAAACGAACGTCGATATCCACAGAGGAATCAAACTTCGTATATGAAATCTCTTTCAATATCTCTGCCGCTTTCGTAAGTGAGTACGCTTGCGTTGAGTCATATTTCGAAAGAGCTTCTTTTTGTTTCTTTGTTAACTTAGCCATTATTCTTTTCAATTTGAAAATTAGAAAGGTTTTTCTCCTGTTACTGTAAGACCCATAGAACGAGCTGTACCAGCTACCATGCTCATTGCTGCTTCTACTGTGAAACAGTTTAAGTCTGGCATCTTAGTTTCAGCAATCGTACGAACTTGGTCCCAAGTTACAGAACCAACTTTTTTCAAGTTTGGCTGAGCTGAACCAATTTTTACCTTAGCAGCTTCCAACAACAAGATTGGAGCAGGAGGAGTTTTTACTACGAAATCAAATGATTTATCTTTGTAGTAAGTAATTAATACAGGTAGAATTACACCTGGTTTATCTTGTGTTCTGGCATTGAATTGCTTACAGAACTCCATGATATTCAAACCCTTAGAACCCAAGGCAGGACCGATTGGTGGTGAAGGGTTTGCGGCACCACCCTTGCACTGCAACTTAACGTAGCCAGCTATTTCTTTTGCCATTTCTTTGTAAAATCTTTAAGTGTTGGATTTGTGATTCCTAGCTGACAGAAATACCTGTACGGCTAGGTTTCATAGCTTGACTTCTCTCTGCCAGTGGGGGTGGAAGCGTTCCCTACCTGATTGAAGCCGGGTGTTTCGATAAGAAAATTTGTAACTGAACTTTCTGATTTACAGTC
The DNA window shown above is from Flectobacillus major DSM 103 and carries:
- the rplK gene encoding 50S ribosomal protein L11; translated protein: MAKEIAGYVKLQCKGGAANPSPPIGPALGSKGLNIMEFCKQFNARTQDKPGVILPVLITYYKDKSFDFVVKTPPAPILLLEAAKVKIGSAQPNLKKVGSVTWDQVRTIAETKMPDLNCFTVEAAMSMVAGTARSMGLTVTGEKPF